The following are encoded in a window of Castanea sativa cultivar Marrone di Chiusa Pesio chromosome 5, ASM4071231v1 genomic DNA:
- the LOC142635870 gene encoding uncharacterized protein LOC142635870, with product MAKEIGQAVERAVFFAKVYSTKEGHPVTPDVGEKIKQMTEILARGSSLQGSRREGILWSKDDAFAQVMGAERSGRVRGVGFGPTPSGRNGSNRSCYTLPSSSIETAHRMTELETLHQTLRDQLAQVEQRHQEQIAELHEQHKAELTSAIAQSEARHNEKMAEVMKVMGEMVRDLRSDITASQLQSQGNTASN from the exons ATG GCAAAAGAAATTGGGCAGGCAGTGGAGCGTGCCGTGTTTTTTGCGAAAGTATACAGCACCAAAGAAGGGCATCCTGTTACTCCTGATGTGGGGGAGAAGATA AAACAAATGACTGAAATTTTGGCACGTGGGAGCTCACTACAAGGATCACGCCGCGAAGGAATCCTATGGTCAAAGGATGATGCTTTTGCCCAAGTGATGGGGGCAGAACGCTCTGGACGTGTTCGTGGGGTGGGTTTTGGACCAACTCCATCAGGAAGAAATGGGTCCAACCGTTCATGCTACACACTTCCATCGTCGTCCATCGAAACAGCCCATAGAATGACTGAGTTGGAAACTTTGCACCAAACTTTGAGGGACCAACTTGCCCAGGTAGAGCAGAGGCATCAGGAGCAAATCGCGGAGTTACATGAGCAGCATAAGGCGGAACTCACCTCAGCAATTGCCCAATCAGAAGCAAGGCATAACGAAAAAATGGCAGAGGTGATGAAAGTAATGGGCGAGATGGTACGTGATTTACGCTCTGATATAACTGCTTCACAACTGCAATCCCAG GGTAACACTGCATCGAATTGA
- the LOC142635871 gene encoding uncharacterized protein LOC142635871 — protein sequence MDPQDSQSSDPAAHPPVNMNISLLYAGQLYAQTIPTAATVGEVKLLLHERFDIPLERVELHLNRLPLSDALPDAMNMLDVFTHLNWKNGFCMYKKIRVWIKTSSGERYSLFVNEKHNVGRLKMMLNGQYGLDIMNKQLQFPENRVLDDGAVLWIYDIREETELHLK from the exons ATGGACCCTCAGGATTCTCAGTCTTCTGACCCTGCTGCTCATCCTCCAGTG AACATGAATATTAGCCTTCTCTATGCTGGACAACTTTATGCCCAAACAATTCCAACTGCTGCAACAGTTGGTGAAGTAAAGTTACTATTACATGAAAGGTTTGATATCCCATTGGAGAGGGTGGAGCTGCACCTTAATCGTCTTCCGCTATCAGATGCGCTACCAGATGCTATGAATATGCTAGATGTTTTTACTCATCTGAATTGGAAGAATGGGTTCTGCATGTATAAGAAAATTCGTGTTTGGATTAAGACGAGCTCCGGTGAACGATATAGCTTATTTGTGAATGAGAAACATAACGTGGGCCGCTTGAAGATGATGCTTAATGGACAATATGGGTTGGATATCATGAACAAGCAGCTCCAGTTTCCAGAAAATCGTGTTCTTGACGATGGTGCTGTTCTTTGGATTTACGATATTCGTGAAGAGACTGAGCTACATCTAAAATGA